The DNA window atataattaagcctaggcactatttatttattttaataatattatattatattttattatttaaagatatttataggtataaagctttaaaaagctttatatatattatctctattaagagatataccttattaataaatataaatataaagataattataattaaataattaaaatttaatattaaataaggtattattcttaaatatttaatataattttattaattatatttctttttactctatagtttaatattatagaatattaagcttttattatatttattatagccttataagtataattataaagccttctttctatagttattataatatattcttatctctaagaatattattaaagtaaagcttttatatatagttatataaagcttctatattttctatatatacttaattaataattaaagtagaATCTTTagattattaagttttaatatattaatataatattatataaaatatagagatataaaactctataaaaatatatactataagcttatttataattatttaattaatatttttttactatttaatttaattttaaaataaaattaagtctttaaaaaggtaattaattttacttattataaaatataaaaaaaggcaaaagggttttatagaaatatatattataaaaaagaaatttttttaatttatatagcctttttagattattttaatatctaAAggttaaataactttatatatttactaattatatttttaatttttttaaagtaaaataaattaaatttaactttttctctaggctatatatagtatattataaagccttatttattattataaatactattatatattaaaagtatataggtttattattaattattaaattatatttttaaaaaaattaaaaattaaattactttaaagtaagctatatatagtaattcctttatatttagctttactttttactctttttttccttaaggcttttaatatttttctttaatttactaatagcttttttaaagaaataaataattataaagtatataaagtaattaaaggtattaattaactttatagtaattattttaatagaattattattatctaaagagattaaaatagtaaacttattattaaagttaagattatacttatacttacttttcttaagtataaatactataaaaaagttaatataaagctatagtaaatagtaaataatatatataattaatataaaaatataataagcttaaataattttaattataattaatatatctttatagcttatttaaatatatatagcagtttataattactttattattaataatatatttcttataaggctttaaattaaaaagaaaggctttatagagataataaaatataatattaaaattctattaaaagaattttattatatataaatcttaagtactttacttaaattaattaatataaagcttaataagctttaataaaagctataagggttaatatagtattatatataaagaataataacttactaattctttatttattttaatagccttaagatctttataatagtaatttattaaagtataatatatagcttaaatagtaatatttaaatataaaataggctatttattaaccttaaagttaaaaaaaataataataactctAAATATCtccttaagaaaataaagaaagtatttacttatatcTATCTCTAAGGCCTTCTTTATAGCCCTATAGGCTAAAtccttattataaatattaatatatttaatataaactatagctaaattaaagatacttttaattaaatttaacttttttaagttaatataaaataatatatagttaatatattataatttaataataataaaaagttataaagcctttttaataattttatattctattactttatttttattaagtatattaataagaaaaatagctataatattattaaaatctttttctttaaggccttaaagcttattttcttactctttagttttatttttagctttatctttaataaaaaatataattaattcttatttttaggctttctttataataatatatttttattactttttctatataataattatttttataataataatttcctttatagtaaaagcctttattataataaaagccttctttatagtatattttaattttcttaaagctataaagagctaataaggttatatatatacttataagaataagattaatttatagaaagtattaatattattaaaaaaatattaattttatataattaattaatatataaaataaatatataaaaaaaaaaaaaaagtataaaaaaaaagcttataattatataaaaataataaaagctaaataagatctatttaaagtataaaaaaaataaaaaataagtttatataaaataaaaaagatttatattaagcttatagctttaatataaaaattaataaataaatataattataaaagaataaaaataatattaaataaaaaatctaagctatataattttaaatatataaatattaaattatttaaagttattataaatatataaatataataaaaagtaagaaatttttactttataaagtatattaattttaaaagtaaaaaataaagttaaagctataatataaggatattattaatatattaatatataaccttagaggccttattttattaatataatctatttatattattactttaattagccttatttaaataaaagaaaaaaaatataattaatagaaccCTACAGAGGGGGTTAACCTACTACGAATTGACTTTTGGAATAGTAAGCCCTATCGTCGTCTGTACCAGATCTAGATAGATGGATCTTGATTTGCGGGGGAAACACTTGTAGAACCGGGGAGAGATCCacaaggtactaaggtaggacAGATGCAATGGAATTTGTTGGATCAATTCCTTCGACAAGACTAAAGACAACAAAAGTGCTAAGGGAAAGGAAGTACACATATTCTGTTTGATTAACGTCAGTCAACTAGTCTAGTACTTGTCTCAACACAAAATGCTACAGGCAGTCATAGCAGAAAAGCTTATACGAGCACAATAAGTAACATCTGATTGAATTATGTCTAATAAGTGACCATATTGACCAAAACGTTTTGGGGAATCTCTTTCAACATGACGCCGCGCTAAACCCAATAGCAAGCAATCCATCTCACTTCAGGGCATGCCCTTTCTCATTTCTGTCTTTCATCACTCATTGCTCAACGAccaacttcctcctctgGAATCATCTTGATCTGCGTCCTGAGCTGCGTTCTTCTCCTCTCAGCCCTGGAGATCTGGATTGATTTCGCCCCATCACGCGCGTTCGAAAGCAGGTTCTTGACCTGTACCCCCGTCATCGACAAGATCTTGTGTTCCTGTGACTGCTCCGGGATTTGTGACATCGAACGAGGTGTACCAAGCTCTGTCGATGCGCGTTCCTCACTCCTGCGAGCAAAAAAGTCCCTGGTAACTCCTCTCACACTCACGCTACTTTCGTCGCCAAAAAACCTATACTCGTCCTCGATTTCAAACGTGCTGCGAAGCGGAGATATCATGTTTGCATCATCAGTCGAGGGAGGAATCGAAGGCGAGTAGGGTCCCTTTGTAGGATGATTGGTTGCGGTCAGGGACGCTCGGCTTGAGCTGCCAGACAGACCAGAATCCTTTCTTCGTGTAAATAGCGACCGCGCTGACACACTCAGTCGTCGACTGAGCGAACTGCGAGACCGTGTAAGGGGAGAGGTCCCACATAGGGACTGGCGTTTGTCGTTGTTGGCCAATCTGGTCGCAATTCGATGGTACTCATCCGCTGTCTCAAGATcactaaagtaattataagaCGAGCCTGCCTGCCAGttgacatcttcatcaaacGGGTCGTCCAGGTTCGGGAAAGGTTCCAATGCCGCCAACGCGGACGCGACGCTACTTAGACGTCTCGTCTTCTCAACATGAAGCGAAATAGATACTCTATGGGCTTTGGGTGATTCTGGGACCATGCAGCTCTGATTACTCAACACACTGTCGCAGTCTGGCTCCAGTGGTGGCATACTGCTGTCTGAAGCTCTTGGATGATAATCTGCGGGTGGCGTAGGTTCATCGTCGAATATGGGCTCTTCTAGGGAGATGCTGTAACCACTAGATGAATCGTCTCGAATAGATTTGGGCGAAATGGAAGGCGAATAAGGAGCCCGAGCTGCAGGAGACGCCCAATCGATACCAGGACCAACATCGTGACCGGTGATTTGTTGAATTTTTTGTGAAGACCGTCGTTCGCGCAAAGATGTACCTGATATACTCATACGTGACGCGCGCTGTCTTGTTAAAGCCTTGGGCACAACCACAGGGGGCTGTTGAGGCAACGCTTTGGGATTGTTTCCTGGCCCCGAGGTCTTTGGAAAGGCACTGAACCTTGCAGGCTTTGCGTTTGAAGAGTGCCTTGACGGTGTTGTTGGAGGCGGAGGTAGAGGCTTGTTGCAGTATAGATATGCATTTTGTGGTGGTAACACAAGTTCTATACTACTCATTGGCCGTACATAACTTGTCATACTGGTTAACAGTATACTATCCTCGATAAACTCTGCTTTGGCGTCCGTTGTAGGTCGATCAAACTGGGGTGGTAAATGCCGGGGCCCTGCATGTATCATATATGATTTATCGGCCTGTAACCCTGCGGGACCGATGTTGATTCTGCAACCAACAGTTGGGACCTCAATCGAACCTTATGAAGGCGCACGGTTCCCTTGGTCCAAATGATGAGCAGACTTCGTCCAAGTCAACCCCGCCAAGTCAAATTACTTCTGCTATGTCAAAGCGTGGGTTCGATGCCGTCGAGATAGCTCTGGAATTTCGATTGAAAAGTTGTCGAACCCGGATGTtcaaagaaggaaagaaagatgGGTAGAGGAAACCCCTCGTCCGAGGAGGACGACGTGAGTCGGCCAACACCATCTTATGAGTGTCTCTAGGCAATTGTGAGTTTGAGCCGTCACATTTCGGCCTTGCGACCAAGCCTATGGCGCCTCACTTCAGTCCATTTTCATCCAGAGTCACCTGGCACTTAGCGGGTTGTGGCGGGAGGCTTGAGTCTAGGCTCAGTGAGCTGACCGACACATTGGCCAGAAACTTGAGCAACATTCCAGTCTTGATCGGCAAAGACAAACCGCTCGCGCCTCGCGAATTGTTCacaaaggaagaagagaaagaatatTTCGCCAACAGTTCAAATTGAATAAGCAAAGATTCCAACCATCTTCGGCGTCTGAATGTGGCGAGCTGGACTGCACGACACTCAAATAAGTCTTCGTCGTTGGAAAACCATGCGGCCACAGACACAACAATCGTTAAGGACGATCAGCAAATCGATGGCGGGAAGTAAGTAAGAGAGCACCATCAGCTGCATCTTCAAGGCCGGTTCTTTCACGGTTCACCGCAATGTTCTGGATTTCGCAAAGGCATCGTCTTTTCCGCATATTGCGTATTCGCTGCACCAACTTGGACTTGGCATGGCTCATTTAGCGTTTAGACCAAAGCTTCGTCCGGGAAGGGCAAGCTTGTTATCGAGAGGCGCGAGATTACCCATGTGGTTTATGACGGTAAGATCGTCAGGTCGGCTGCCATGATGCCGTAAAGTTTTCCGATTACCGGGGATGGCATCGTGGCATTCTGAGTGTTTGGCAGCAAATACCTTAGCAAGGAAAACTGCCGGCGCACCTGGCATGACCATAAAACCCGAGCAGGGAATTGAGTCGCGAAAAGACCATGGGACGAAGGCAGATCAGTCTACTTCAACAGAAGCGTGGTGGAGAGTCGTCATTGAACATATCATTGAGAGTCGTAGTTCTATGAAAATTGCCCAGACGCCTAGGTAAGCCTGTCGTCTAATGGTTGTTCCTTGATCCGAATTATCGGTCAAGATATCaatcgtcttcatcgtctttgcccTGATAATTTCCAAGTAGAATGTCGTCAACTCCAAGGCCAGTTGAATTATTTCTTAACCATTCTGTCTCAACACGGAGGAATATCCATACCCATCGACGAAAAACTTCCAGAAACTCAATAAGAAAGATGCCACCCTCTAGATCGCTGAACTTGTCCAAGCGACTGCTGAGCTTCATCGACCACGTGCATCTCAACATCAGGTCCATGGCAATAACTATATAGTAGAGATTAGGGGTTCTGAAGACCAAGCGATCTCGCAGTCCAAAAGGATGAGTAGGGGATTCTCGGTCTTGTCtcgaagagaagagagtcaTATCCCAATCCTTGGCCACGTCCCAATAGAAGGAGTAGGCCGAATTGATGACGACGgcaacaagccaagcctTGTGGAGAGCTGCCTTAGACTCGGGATCCTCAACTGATCTTTGCCAAGCACTGGTGATTAAGACTGGGAATGCCGTTGAATATTTGAGCGCGTTAGCCAGGTGCTGGCCTCCCCATCCAGTGGACTCTTTATACGGAGCCCGTCGAACACGAAAATATTCGATCAAACACTGGCGGAATCGTATCAAACTCGGCACTCCCATGATAAAGGGCACGAGGACTACCCCCCCGCAATTGCGATCAGGTCGTTGCGTAGATGACCCCTGAGCCGTGAAGAACATGCATAGGGTGATGAAGAGGTCACCAAAGACTTTTGCGTACGATGTGAGAACATCAGCAAGAAGGATGTCTCCAAATTTTCCATCTTGAGGCTCAGCAAGACCTCCAATGCTCACGCGCCTTAATGTAGCTAGAAACCTTCGTCTCCCACCACTGGGAAGATTTCGCAATGGAACAACAAACATTGCGATCAGAACTGCAAGGTATGCTAACGGCATCCAGCCAAACGCAACCACACGTTCAGCCACACCCCATGTGCATAACCAGAAGAAAGATATGGACAGCGCAAACAAAGCTGAGAGAACAATCGCAAGACGGTACGTTGAGCCATGGTGCGGTATGTGCTGCGGCGATGCTCGGCCGGGATATCGAATTAACTGAGGAACGTCGACGTTGAATAGATAGAGGCAATGAAGGTTCAATCCCCACCCCCAAACGGCTTTTGACAGTTAGCCATGTACAGAGCGGTCGAGGAATAGGGTTTTTGTGCTTACCTAGAGTTGCGATAAAACCAACACGGTATGGTAAAGGGAACGTCAAGCTGAAAGAGTCAAGCCCTGGGTCGACAGCCGGATCACCGTCCATTGTCACGAACCGCCATCGAACGTAGAGTATGAGAGAGTAGGAGCTGCGAGTGCTCAAGAAGAGCAGCAGTAATGAAGTACTACAGTTGCAAGAATACAAAAGGAAGGACTGAAGGATAGGGAAAGTTCATGAGGTCTTGCGACAGTCCAAGCTGTCCTCAATTGTCACTTTAGATTAACACGGGCGGGTCCACATTCTTTTTTTCAGGGGTGTCATGCAAGTTCTCCCGATAAACGTCAATGATCTGTTATCGTATCTTATCGtgtcttatcttatcacaCGTGATGCACAGCCTCTCGAGTTAAGCCACATGTGCGACCAACTCACTGCGCTGACATAAGGCAAACATCTGAAATAATCCCGAAAGCTAGCTGCTCCACATGCATCCGGGTGCATCGAGTTGAAAGTCCACTAGCTCCACTTTACCCATCCATCAGGACCATCACCCTGTTCATACCATTCCCACGTTGCTTTTTAGCTTGAACATGCTTGGTCCCTGTTGGTCTGCTGAACGATCAGCGTATAGCGACGTCAAAAAAGCGCTGAACGACATGCCAAAATGGCAGACAAATTGACAACTTGCCGAGGCTCGGGGCATTCCGACATGTCCTCCACTTGCCTAGTCCCGGCTACGGTCTTTGATTGATAATTTGGTTTTATAATGACAGAATAAAGAGGGGtgcaaacaaacaaacgAACAAACACAGACCCGACTCTGGTTGGAAGATTGGTCCGAAGCGCTAGAGTCCAACTCGAGTTGCAGCCGCACTTCTTGTCAGGCCGTTGAAACAAGCCCCCCGAACCTTTCCAAGTCCGCGTGTCTACAGACCTATGGCTTACGCTAGTGCTCAAGCCCAAAGGCCCTGGCCTGGTCCGGCTACAAGCGTTCCTCACCGTAGATCTAGGGGTTAAACCCGGCTTGCTACCATTCGCTAGCCCGAGTTTTGGGAACTGAGAAAAGACGGCGGGACAGCAACTCCCCTTGCCCCGGCAGAGCAAGTCTCCATCGAGTATAACGGATACAGTGTAGGCTTGCGAATTGCTTTTGTCACCTCTCCCTTATCTTGGTATGTAGGCTGGGTCCCGACGCATTGCGCTATCGACCGATGGTCCAGGCCTGTTGGAGATTTAAAAGGAAAATTCTTTGCAATCATGGATTCATCCCCGGTCGAGCGGATTTATGACCAATAAACATCCCGGTACGACAGCATACCTGCATAGTGGCAGCAAGTTGAGGAGGGGGAATCGCATTTACTGATTTGACTTGGGAAAGGTGACGCAAATCAGAAACAGAACTAGAACCAAATCACACTATGTCCGCTATCCGCATTCCCAGGTATCCCTCATCTGAAGCTGCTAGGAGGATGGAATGCTTTTATAACAAGGCTGAAGAAAAGGATGTGGCATCAGACCATTCGGCTAGCTTGGTTTTACACCCCATCGATGGGTATACAACCAACGCCACTGTCATGTCAAACTGACAATGACACAATGGCTTTCggctctcttttttttttttctgacGGGACCTGCAAAGGTCATCTTGTTGTCTGCCGACGACCCCGTCAGCCCTCCTAGAAGGGCGTGAAGTAAAACGAGGTGTGGCTCAAATACACAAGAGAGAACCCTTGCGGAGGCAATCTTCCTTGCTCAGGTACCAAATTCGGCGGCTCAATCGGCTGCCGACTTGAAGCCCCCCCATATAGATTGCCCAGCCCTCTCTCTGTCTGACAGTTGGGGGAACCCAACTTGGGTTCTTCATGACATAAATGGATCCCTTATTATCTCAGCCCAGACCTAGAAGTATCATCCTGTGTCCATACATCATGAATTCTCCACAATCGACAAGTTTCGCCGCCTCTGAGTTTATCACTGAAAACCCTGGAAAGCCAGTTCGCCAGAAGCCCGTCCGAAGACGAGGCATGAATGACCAGATAAAATGGGTCAGGTCATGGATGGCCAAACTACCTCAAGGAGATGAGGACTGGGACAACAACAGGCCTTCGACTGCGGAGGACATTTTACGTTTGCATAGTCGGCTGACCATCTCCCACGTCGGATCACGACGAAACATGGACTGGCATACTCTCCTCGATACTTACGCTGCTGCCTCCAAGGACTTTGAAC is part of the Fusarium poae strain DAOMC 252244 chromosome 4, whole genome shotgun sequence genome and encodes:
- a CDS encoding hypothetical protein (TransMembrane:5 (o20-45i73-95o101-121i267-286o322-338i)~BUSCO:27247at5125); amino-acid sequence: MDGDPAVDPGLDSFSLTFPLPYRVGFIATLAVWGWGLNLHCLYLFNVDVPQLIRYPGRASPQHIPHHGSTYRLAIVLSALFALSISFFWLCTWGVAERVVAFGWMPLAYLAVLIAMFVVPLRNLPSGGRRRFLATLRRVSIGGLAEPQDGKFGDILLADVLTSYAKVFGDLFITLCMFFTAQGSSTQRPDRNCGGVVLVPFIMGVPSLIRFRQCLIEYFRVRRAPYKESTGWGGQHLANALKYSTAFPVLITSAWQRSVEDPESKAALHKAWLVAVVINSAYSFYWDVAKDWDMTLFSSRQDRESPTHPFGLRDRLVFRTPNLYYIVIAMDLMLRCTWSMKLSSRLDKFSDLEGGIFLIEFLEVFRRWVWIFLRVETEWLRNNSTGLGVDDILLGNYQGKDDEDD